From the Penicillium oxalicum strain HP7-1 chromosome V, whole genome shotgun sequence genome, one window contains:
- a CDS encoding C-8 sterol isomerase, with amino-acid sequence MASKSSANKKAASGCSCRWFSLRSLSLLAVFLALFSALYNFLDARLNQFYIFDPEHLHDLSQRAIKAHGEDTRSIVDFIVAELQEKVGEKYLSTEEEWVFNNAGGAMGAMYVIHASITEYLIIFGTAIGTEGHTGRHTADDYFNILSGEQLAYVPGSFEAERYPAGTVHHLVRGQVKQYKMDSSCFALEYARGWIPPMLFFGYADTFSSTLDFPTLWATTRVTAREMVGNLLQFKL; translated from the exons ATGGCATCCAAGTCCTCCGCCAACAAGAAAGCCGCCTCTGGCTGCAGCTGCCGCTGGTTCTCGCTCCGCAGCCTCAGCCTGCTCGCCGTCTTTTTGGCCCTTTTCTCGGCTCTGTACAACTTCCTCGATGCGCGACTCAATCAATTTTATATCTTCGATCCGGAGCATCTGCATGACCTCTCGCAGCGCGCGATCAAGGCTCATGGCGAGGACACTCGGTCTATCGTTGACTTTATCGTCGCCGAGTTGCAGGAGAAAGTCGGCGAGAAGTACTTGAGTACCGAGGAGGAATGGGTGTTCAACAACGCTGGCGGTGCCATGGGCGCCATGTACGTGATTCATGCCA GCATCACCGAGtatctcatcatcttcggtACCGCCATCGGCACCGAGGGCCACACCGGCCGCCACACCGCAGACGACTACTTCAACATCCTCTCGGGTGAACAACTCGCCTACGTCCCCGGTAGCTTTGAGGCCGAGCGCTACCCCGCTGGTACCGTACACCACCTGGTTCGTGGCCAAGTCAAGCAGTACAAGATGGACAGCTCGTGCTTCGCGCTCGAGTACGCCCGTGGTTGGATCCCTCCCATGCTGTTCTTTGGCTATGCCGACACATTCTCGAGCACGCTGGATTTCCCAACTTTGTGGGCCACTACCCGTGTGACGGCGCGGGAGATGGTGGGCAACCTGTTGCAATTCAAGCTCTAG
- a CDS encoding putative xyloglucan-specific endo-beta-1,4-glucanase A, whose protein sequence is MPDRDQYPIEERSTLEGKPPEKRRMIGCRSHNYEVVHTTLSSFPLALVGLGDAAAVPATNSLTRRSDFCDQWGSVTTGNYIVYNNLWGQSADPSGHQCTGVDSLKGNTIAWHTSFGWTGASSSVKSFANIALKFTAKTLKSVKSINSTWKWSYSNTNIVADVSYDMFLRSSPSSSTNEYEIMVWLAALDGAGPISSTGAPIATTSINGVQWKLYKGPNGSMTVYSFVADSTVTNFSGDLKKFFTYLINHQGLNSNLYLVDVQAGTEPFTGSAKLTTSAYSVAVV, encoded by the exons ATGCCCGATCGTGATCAATACCCGATTGAAGAAAGGTCTACACTTGAGGGTAAACCCCCtgagaagaggagaatgatCGGATGTCGCTCTCA CAACTATGAAGTCGTTCacaccactctctcttctttccccctgGCCCTCGTCGGCTTGGGCGATGCCGCTGCCGTTCCCGCCACCAATTCGTTGACTCGTCGCTCTGATTTTTGCGATCAATGGGGATCCGTCACCACTGGCAACTACATTGTCTATAACAATCTCTGGGGCCAGAGTGCCGATCCCTCAGGTCACCAGTGCACGGGTGTGGACTCGCTCAAGGGCAACACTATCGCCTGGCACACTTCCTTCGGCTGGACCGGTGCCTCCAGCTCCGTCAAGAGCTTTGCCAATATTGCACTCAAGTTCACGGCCAAGACTCTGAAGAGTGTCAAGAGCATCAATTCGACCTGGAAGTGGAG CTACTCCAACACCAATATCGTGGCCGATGTCTCCTACGACATGTTCCTCCGTTCAAGCCCTTCGTCCAGCACCAATGAGTATGAGATCATGGTCTGGCTCGCCGCACTGGATGGTGCCGgtcccatctcctccacggGCGCCCCCATCGCCACAACCAGCATCAATGGCGTCCAATGGAAGTTGTACAAGGGCCCCAACGGCTCAATGACCGTGTACAGTTTCGTTGCCGATTCTACTGTGACCAATTTCTCGGGTGATCTGAAGAAGTTTTTCACTTATCTGATCAACCACCAGGGTCTCAACTCGAACTTGTACCTCGTTGATGTTCAAGCTGGTACTGAGCCGTTTACGGGTAGTGCCAAGTTGACCACTTCCGCTTACTCCGTGGCTGTTGTTTGA
- a CDS encoding Acyltransferase sidL, translated as MRNNVCHLPNGLSFTVTPVFGGVTFKSNDVVSHSSNATFPPGWTIIIQTEKKDGRSPVEERGRTGSENGLPPSSGSEDDHGQRFTTPTLNRDSLYISYIVNPPSSEFKPTMSPTRQIAMMLWATMWWYFHEPEPDLHLETAASQSTPHSGRPQGEWRVNIRREGIFKGRNLLQKLERMGLIASEDSSVGLQPMETRDSSAWTNMFVSRRSFWQIDPRMFLFTLTPRGSPPSPLLTPYQSRHGSPAREGLSGPSPAEASFHTSNTGTFTSAGPFTSASHLPTYYPPAPTQYTFTHGVRHPVRPKPPHQGEVFYVRHVPSVDQYLSFRVPFLPMSKSTNPTQGPATGSRPSSPTAMVSSAVTSIEQHLCTSAPSDLDMLHRWMNDPRVEAMWKEGGAKEVQEQFLLKNLTSRHSFPVIGCWDGRPFGYFEIYWVKEDPLGRLLNRVENYDRGIHLLVGEQEFRGAHRVAIWLSALVHHCFLSDMRTEAVYLEPRVDNVK; from the coding sequence ATGCGCAACAATGTCTGTCATTTGCCGAATGGTCTTTCATTCACGGTGACGCCGGTCTTTGGTGGAGTCACCTTCAAATCCAACGATGTGGTGTCGCACAGCTCCAATGCGACTTTCCCTCCTGGATGGACGATCATCATTCAGACCGAGAAAAAGGATGGCAGATCTCCCGTAGAAGAGCGTGGACGGACAGGCTCCGAGAACGGACTGCCTCCCTCGAGCGGCAGCGAGGACGACCATGGTCAGCGCTTCACCACCCCAACCTTGAATCGAGACTCTCTCTATATCTCCTACATTGTGAATCCCCCGTCCAGTGAGTTCAAGCCGACGATGTCGCCCACCCGACAGATTGCAATGATGCTGTGGGCGACAATGTGGTGGTACTTCCACGAGCCCGAGCCTGATCTGCATCTCGAGACGGCCGCGTCGCAGTCGACACCGCACTCTGGACGACCTCAGGGCGAATGGCGCGTGAACATCCGACGGGAAGGGATCTTCAAAGGTCGCAATCTATTGCAGAAGCTGGAGCGGATGGGCCTGATCGCCAGCGAGGATTCCTCCGTCGGTCTGCAACCCATGGAGACGCGCGACTCCAGCGCCTGGACCAACATGTTTGTGAGTCGGCGAAGCTTCTGGCAGATCGACCCGCGCATGTTCCTCTTCACGCTCACGCCTCGAGGGTCTCCTCCTTCGCCCTTGTTGACTCCGTACCAATCGCGGCATGGGTCACCCGCACGGGAGGGTCTCTCCGGGCCATCGCCAGCAGAGGCCTCGTTCCACACGTCGAATACCGGCACGTTCACTTCGGCGGGACCGTTCACGTCGGCCAGTCATCTGCCCACGTACTATCCCCCTGCGCCGACGCAGTATACTTTTACCCACGGGGTGCGTCACCCGGTGCGTCCGAAACCTCCGCACCAGGGCGAAGTCTTCTATGTGCGTCACGTCCCCAGTGTGGACCAGTACCTTTCTTTCCGAGTCCCTTTCCTGCCCATGAGCAAATCTACCAATCCCACCCAGGGACCCGCGACAGGCAGTCGACCCTCCAGCCCGACGGCGATGGTCAGTTCCGCGGTGACCAGCATCGAGCAGCACCTCTGTACCAGTGCGCCCTCGGACCTCGACATGCTTCATCGGTGGATGAACGACCCGCGAGTGGAAGCCATGTGGAAAGAAGGTGGTGCCAAGGAGGTCCAAGAGCAATTCCTGCTGAAGAACCTTACTAGCCGGCATAGCTTCCCCGTCATCGGATGTTGGGACGGACGGCCCTTTGGGTATTTCGAAATTTACTGGGTCAAGGAAGACCCGCTGGGCCGACTGTTGAACCGCGTGGAGAACTATGATCGCGGAATCCATCTCCTGGTGGGAGAGCAAGAGTTCCGCGGAGCCCATCGCGTGGCGATCTGGTTGAGTGCACTGGTGCATCATTGTTTCCTGTCTGATATGCGCACGGAAGCGGTTTATTTGGAACCTCGAGTGGATAATGTGAagtga